GAGATAAACCCTCAAACACTCTCACATGTAGCTCAAAAGTTGGCACAAGAGAACTCTTTAGAGTGCAAAATACTTCAAGAAGATGAGTTGGCAAAAGAGAATATGGGTGCGATGCTTGCAGTCGGTCGCGCTTCCGTTCACGGAAGTACGCTCATCCATCTAAGCTACAAACCCGCAAATCCTAAAAAAGTGGTTACGCTTGTAGGCAAAGGTCTTACTTATGACAGCGGCGGATTAAGCCTAAAAGCTGCAACTTCGATGGTTACTATGAAGATGGATAAAGCCGGTGCATGTGCAGTGCTTGGAATCATAAAAGCGGTGAGTGAGCTAAAGCTTGATATTGAAGTTCACGCATTTATCGGTGCGGTTGAAAATATGGTCGGCGGAAATGCTTATAAACCTGATGATATTTTGGTCTCAAGAAGCAAAACCACGATAGAAGTAAGAAATACCGATGCTGAGGGTCGTCTGGTTCTAGCAGATGTTCTTGACTATGCGCAAGATAAAGTTAAGGCTGACTATATCTTTGATTTTGCAACGCTTACGGGCGCATGTATGATTGCTCTTGGGCAATATACAACAGGTTTGATGGGACACTCTCATAAGCTTAAACATGATATAGGAAGAGCAGGAAGCGACTCAGGAGAGATGATAAGCTCGCTGCCGTTTAACAGACACCTTAAAAAACTTCTAAAGAGTGAAATTGCCGATATAAGCAACACGGCTTCAAAACCTTACGGCGGAGCTATTACGGCGGGTCTGTTTTTGGATAAATTTATAAAAGATGAGAACAAAAATAAGTGGATGCACTTTGATATAGCAGGAACCGCTTACACTGAAACTCCGTGGGATTGCAATGTTTACGGTGCAACGGGTGCCGGAGTGCGTCTTATGACACAATTTTTAAGAGATATCTAAAAGGTAAAAGATGTTAAGAGGGTTTGGCAAAAACTATTTTACGCTTGGTGCTATACAAGCATATAGTGCAAATGTAAAGCTTCATGCCATCTCTTGTGCATATTTGCATATTTTGTCAAATCCTCTGCTTTGCAAAAAACAAGAACAAGAAGATGAGCCGCCTACCCTTTTAGAATCTGTTTTACTACTTCAAAATGACAAGCCTTGCCATTGCAATTTATTTTTTAAACTAAAAATAAGACTTATACTTCTGCTGAACCACTTTATCCCTAGATGTCCTTACTATACTACATATTTTGCATTTAGACGCACAGGCGTACACCCTCCTCTTTAATATACTTCTTTACAAAATCATTAAACATCTTTTATAACTAAAAAATTAGATTCCAAATGACCGAAGGAAATACCCTTGCGGTACGAGTTTGGAATGACGAGATTTTTGAGCTTTGTCATCCTGAACTTGTTTTGTCATCCTGAACTTGATTCAGGATCTAGGTTATAAAAAAGTTTATTACAAAAAAACAAAATAAAAAAACACAAGGATATTTCAATGTCAAAAAATTACATAGTAGGTTTCCCAAGAATTGGGGAGCAAAGAGAGTTGAAAAGGGTTTTAGAGGAGTTTTGGGCAAAAAAATGCTCATTTGATGATGTTTTGGAAACGGCACATGAGCTAAAGGCGAGACATTGGGAGTATCAAAGAGATGCGGGAGCTGGTTTTATAAGCTCGAACGATTTTTCACTTTATGACAATATGCTCGATACCTCCATTATGCTCGATGCGATTCCAAAAAGATTTCGCCACCTAAAGAATGAAGAGCTTTACTTTGCAATGGCAAGGGGCAACGAGGAGTGCGTGGCTATGGAGATGACAAAGTGGTTTAACACAAACTACCACTACATAGTTCCTGAACTAAGTCTTGAAGAGAGTTATGCACTTAATGCTTCTAAAATTATAGATGAGTACCGTGAGGCAAAAGCTCTTGGCATCCAAACAAAGATAAATATCATCGGTCCTATAACATATCTGGGGCTTAGCAAAAGAGTTGACCGTGGCGATGTTTATGAGCTTTGGGGCAAAATAATTCCCCTTTATGAAGAGCTTTTAAAAGTTATAAGCACTCTTGATGATGAGATAGTGGTGCAGATAGATGAGCCGATTTTTGCAAAAGAGCTTGAGATGAAAGTTCTTAGTCTTATAAAACCTACTTACGATAGACTTGCAAGAGTTTCGCCAAATATAAAAATTGCGGTTATAACCTATTTTGAGCACTCAAATGAGGCTACAAAGATTTTGGTACATACGCCTATCTGGGCTATCGGGCTTGACTTTTTGCATGGAGATGAAAATCTAAAATCTCTTGATATCATCGCCATGAGCGGCAAAAAGCTTATAGCAGGCGTGGTTGACGGCAGAAATATATGGAGATGCAACATAGAAAAAACCACGCATCTTTTGGAGAGTATCTCAAATTTTGTAAGTAAAGAGAGGATTTTGATTTCCTCTTCATGTTCGCTTCTTCATGTTCCTTTTACTCTGAAATATGAAGAAAAAATGAGCGGCGAGATAAAAGAGTGGCTAAGTTTTGCGCTTGAAAAACTCTATGAAATCTCACTAATATCAAAACTCTTTTTTGACGGAGAGGATAGTCTGGATGAGAGAGAAAAAGAGGCTCTCTCAAGCAATATAAAAGCAAATCAAAACAGAAAAAATTCGTTTCTTATTCATGACAAAACCGTACAGGAGAGAGTAAATAAGCATACAAAACTCCAAAGAGAGGGTGACGCAAAAGAGAGATTAACGCTTCAAAAAGAGATTTTAGGATACAGCGATTTGGTAACGA
This portion of the Sulfurimonas sp. genome encodes:
- a CDS encoding leucyl aminopeptidase — protein: MNIKLINKEVYEVSSDVTVIFLKKDELAECEYTDILQKAGFKAEQDTTCFLYEKGLLFCGVDSKKSDDLRSACACAMKTLKTSNFTSAKMEVISKSTIGALVEGIVLGGYEFNEYKSEPKKSEFKEVLLTSNDIDFGNLESIFNEALIVAHATNFTRDIVNKAPQEINPQTLSHVAQKLAQENSLECKILQEDELAKENMGAMLAVGRASVHGSTLIHLSYKPANPKKVVTLVGKGLTYDSGGLSLKAATSMVTMKMDKAGACAVLGIIKAVSELKLDIEVHAFIGAVENMVGGNAYKPDDILVSRSKTTIEVRNTDAEGRLVLADVLDYAQDKVKADYIFDFATLTGACMIALGQYTTGLMGHSHKLKHDIGRAGSDSGEMISSLPFNRHLKKLLKSEIADISNTASKPYGGAITAGLFLDKFIKDENKNKWMHFDIAGTAYTETPWDCNVYGATGAGVRLMTQFLRDI
- the metE gene encoding 5-methyltetrahydropteroyltriglutamate--homocysteine S-methyltransferase, with the protein product MSKNYIVGFPRIGEQRELKRVLEEFWAKKCSFDDVLETAHELKARHWEYQRDAGAGFISSNDFSLYDNMLDTSIMLDAIPKRFRHLKNEELYFAMARGNEECVAMEMTKWFNTNYHYIVPELSLEESYALNASKIIDEYREAKALGIQTKINIIGPITYLGLSKRVDRGDVYELWGKIIPLYEELLKVISTLDDEIVVQIDEPIFAKELEMKVLSLIKPTYDRLARVSPNIKIAVITYFEHSNEATKILVHTPIWAIGLDFLHGDENLKSLDIIAMSGKKLIAGVVDGRNIWRCNIEKTTHLLESISNFVSKERILISSSCSLLHVPFTLKYEEKMSGEIKEWLSFALEKLYEISLISKLFFDGEDSLDEREKEALSSNIKANQNRKNSFLIHDKTVQERVNKHTKLQREGDAKERLTLQKEILGYSDLVTTTIGSFPQTPQLRCARSDFKAALISKESYEAELKKYIDECVEFQEECGLEILVHGEPERNDMVEYFGEQLSGYGFSQNGWVQSYGSRCVKPPFIYGDISRPKPMTVEWIAYAQSKTKRIMKGMLTGPVTILNWSFVRDDMPRGEVSKQIAVALSDEIDDLQNAGIKIIQVDEAAFKEGYPLRSEKIKAYEAWATRDFKIAVSSAKKETQIHTHMCYSEFNDIINTIEDMDADVISIETARSGNELLKIFKKVGYTKEVGPGVYDIHSPRIPSVEEIVKQIELLLEVLPKEQLWINPDCGLKTRKWEEVKPSLQNMVEAVRIVRNKLNR